The following are encoded together in the Dyella terrae genome:
- a CDS encoding phage BR0599 family protein → MTFEARESADLGGAPLMLFDFWRQSKHWCHTTADRPMTWQNQIYVPTAIDMDAIQASQEIRQQTRTITAPQGFAVAELFRFAPPKDPVNLRVWSQHEGDTDAVVEWAGRVTQVKWASSGVKLSCDPIYANFRRLGLRLRWCRQCPYALYRDGCGVDPEAHKVVATLSAASGVTLQSPAFAALPDGRFAGGYVSWTNADGVIDHRTIESHVGTSISIDAGSVDFAAGLVLNAYPGCNKTIADCKYYNNLPNYGGAPNIPDQSPTDGSIIF, encoded by the coding sequence GTGACGTTTGAAGCCCGCGAAAGCGCCGACCTCGGTGGCGCGCCGCTGATGCTGTTCGATTTCTGGCGCCAGTCCAAACACTGGTGCCATACGACTGCGGATCGCCCCATGACCTGGCAGAACCAGATCTATGTGCCAACCGCGATCGATATGGATGCCATCCAGGCGTCGCAAGAGATCCGCCAGCAGACGCGGACCATCACAGCTCCGCAGGGTTTCGCGGTCGCCGAACTGTTCCGCTTCGCCCCGCCCAAAGACCCGGTCAATCTTCGGGTGTGGTCGCAGCACGAGGGTGATACCGACGCCGTCGTGGAATGGGCGGGTCGTGTGACGCAGGTCAAGTGGGCGAGCAGCGGCGTCAAGCTTTCATGCGATCCCATCTACGCCAACTTTCGCCGCCTTGGCTTGCGATTGCGTTGGTGTCGTCAGTGCCCGTATGCCCTCTACCGCGATGGTTGCGGCGTTGATCCAGAAGCGCACAAGGTCGTTGCCACGTTGAGCGCCGCTAGCGGCGTCACACTGCAGTCGCCGGCATTCGCGGCGCTCCCTGATGGGCGCTTCGCGGGTGGCTATGTCAGCTGGACGAACGCCGATGGCGTGATCGACCACCGCACCATCGAGAGCCATGTCGGCACGTCGATCAGCATTGATGCGGGCTCCGTCGATTTCGCCGCTGGGCTCGTGCTCAATGCCTATCCCGGATGCAACAAGACGATCGCGGACTGCAAGTACTACAACAACCTGCCGAACTACGGCGGTGCACCCAACATCCCTGATCAAAGCCCGACCGATGGGAGCATCATTTTCTAA
- a CDS encoding phage tail length tape measure family protein — protein sequence MSSPGAELNLALKVTADTKAGVTNLGQVGVANDQIAQAATRAADALTRLATTADGLASIATSSAQAQAAQVSLAESAETTTTVLAAQGEAADAASTRISAMVKASLEAAAAQTEQANAATAAVAASAATTRATDAEVAAYQRSLASVQRTGATVARNVQERAALEASLKRGAKSTEELAAIEAQLDNMMRQGTLSTAEQTAALERLNQIEDKLAQQRRRNGPGGGGNGGNGGGNGGGNGGGGHGGGGLNNAFARRELGRLGADAANGNWGRFEQTSFTLANATGLLGSVFTTTGISIASAAAVLGTFAAAALSAANDEAKLHEAIDVTGNSVGLTAGSFEQMASGITSANTKLSTSREIIDQLAQSGKVGQQSLASVAQAAADIGELTGANAEKASQEALRFFDGTTTGAMKANEQFHYLTTAVYDQIKALEEAGDVQGAQDVEARAFHEAAITRIDDVKEHVTGLTKVWRDLGGEVSSAWEKMKQGTSVALGTASDQNELYALQGRKAFAQEGNYSTFGRTLNTVLGAGLVDHIPGAKETFSAADEARLQELQARVTKAQSDADQAAQNSRLNDAALKANAGFDKRQEQYDKPTARKHALDELDQQFLAMWNDPNAANNPRLKDVTNVVDAQGKVQFSGGAYDAQRADVEKKFTDRSAGAADRAGLSADTAQARQQLQLYTDAFTNAEHTLDAARKAGTVSDNDYWAQKKKNIDDLESKQIAELESEKAAIAGHGNNAAERIRIDQQVQGIDAQITKARADAAAKRAVLDDQEHQAAEKKIEDASRLQEAYLRATGQDGEAAALRIQDQYSKALRSANLNGDTASAAKIKVIIDVETAKAQLSALRSDISTVQSDQQRQEQDIQARLQAGQLNQVEAQQQLFDLHKQTYEAISAELPKLQALADATADPKVIEQVQQLRSEMERLGLETDQITTSVRNDFQSSFDDVFNGLGTRITNARELLNTLFLDLARGLQRIASQQLSEMLTNQLSGATSWLSQLLGGSGQTIGASAGTSASATTATAISSAGATAATSIGTAGTTISTAIVDAGTVAAGSIAAAATGSSASSSGGSSWINMLTSLFGSSGSGGASSAANDGSYWFNFAADSGGYSEGGYTGDIGHTEVAGVVHGGEHVTRAAVVAQPGVRSMLDDLNTHGVAGLSGHFPGFSDGGYVAPLAARASQSPLFPSRDAGMRSGQPPINLSLINVPHHSLVKDYLDSSDGQEHILNTIDNNPTRVKRSIGG from the coding sequence GTGTCGTCGCCTGGCGCCGAACTCAATCTAGCCCTCAAAGTCACCGCCGATACCAAGGCGGGGGTGACCAATCTCGGGCAAGTCGGTGTGGCGAACGACCAGATCGCCCAGGCCGCCACGCGGGCGGCGGATGCCCTGACCAGGTTGGCCACCACGGCCGATGGCTTGGCGTCCATCGCCACCTCCTCGGCACAGGCCCAGGCCGCCCAGGTCAGCCTGGCCGAATCCGCAGAAACCACCACCACCGTGTTGGCAGCACAGGGGGAAGCGGCTGACGCCGCGTCCACCCGCATCTCGGCGATGGTCAAGGCTTCCCTGGAAGCCGCCGCTGCGCAGACCGAACAGGCCAACGCCGCGACAGCAGCCGTGGCGGCTTCTGCTGCCACTACGCGTGCCACGGACGCTGAGGTCGCGGCGTATCAGCGTTCCTTGGCGTCCGTGCAGCGCACGGGTGCGACGGTGGCGCGCAATGTCCAGGAGCGAGCTGCCCTGGAGGCTTCGCTCAAGCGCGGAGCCAAGAGCACGGAAGAGCTCGCGGCGATCGAGGCGCAGCTCGACAACATGATGCGCCAGGGCACCCTCAGCACCGCCGAGCAAACGGCGGCATTGGAGCGCCTGAATCAGATCGAGGACAAGCTCGCACAGCAGCGCCGTAGGAATGGACCCGGCGGCGGTGGCAATGGCGGAAACGGCGGCGGGAATGGAGGCGGCAACGGCGGTGGTGGCCACGGCGGTGGCGGCCTGAACAATGCCTTTGCTCGCCGGGAACTCGGCCGCCTCGGCGCCGATGCTGCCAATGGCAACTGGGGTCGCTTCGAACAGACGTCGTTCACGCTGGCCAACGCGACGGGCCTGCTCGGTAGTGTTTTCACCACGACCGGCATTTCGATCGCCAGCGCGGCTGCCGTGCTCGGTACGTTCGCGGCCGCCGCGTTGTCTGCCGCCAATGACGAAGCCAAGCTGCATGAAGCCATCGACGTTACCGGCAACAGTGTCGGCCTGACGGCAGGTTCGTTCGAACAGATGGCATCGGGTATCACCTCGGCTAATACCAAGCTTTCCACGTCGCGCGAGATCATCGATCAACTTGCGCAATCCGGTAAGGTTGGGCAGCAGTCGCTCGCGTCCGTTGCCCAAGCCGCTGCCGATATCGGCGAGCTGACTGGCGCCAACGCCGAGAAGGCATCACAGGAAGCGCTTCGCTTCTTCGACGGCACCACCACTGGTGCCATGAAAGCGAATGAGCAGTTCCACTACCTGACGACGGCGGTCTACGACCAGATCAAGGCGCTGGAGGAAGCCGGCGATGTGCAGGGAGCACAGGACGTGGAGGCACGTGCTTTCCACGAGGCCGCCATTACCCGCATCGACGACGTCAAAGAGCATGTGACCGGCCTCACGAAGGTGTGGCGCGATCTGGGCGGTGAGGTATCGAGTGCCTGGGAGAAGATGAAGCAAGGCACGTCGGTCGCTCTGGGCACGGCTAGCGATCAGAACGAGCTATATGCCCTGCAGGGTCGTAAAGCCTTCGCCCAGGAGGGGAACTACAGCACCTTCGGTCGCACGCTCAATACGGTCCTCGGCGCTGGCCTGGTTGACCACATCCCAGGTGCCAAGGAAACCTTCAGCGCAGCCGATGAGGCTCGCCTGCAGGAGCTGCAGGCCCGCGTCACCAAGGCGCAGAGCGACGCGGACCAGGCGGCGCAGAACAGTCGTCTGAACGACGCTGCGCTGAAGGCCAACGCCGGCTTCGACAAGCGCCAGGAGCAATACGACAAACCCACCGCGCGCAAGCACGCACTCGACGAACTCGATCAGCAGTTCCTCGCCATGTGGAACGACCCCAACGCGGCCAATAACCCGCGTTTGAAGGACGTCACCAACGTCGTCGATGCTCAGGGCAAGGTGCAGTTCTCTGGCGGTGCGTATGACGCACAGCGCGCGGACGTCGAGAAGAAGTTCACCGATCGCTCGGCCGGAGCCGCCGATCGCGCCGGCCTTTCAGCGGATACAGCTCAGGCGCGCCAACAACTGCAGCTCTACACCGATGCGTTCACCAACGCCGAGCACACGCTCGATGCCGCCCGCAAGGCCGGCACGGTATCGGACAACGACTACTGGGCTCAGAAGAAAAAGAACATCGACGATCTGGAGTCCAAGCAGATCGCCGAGCTCGAAAGCGAGAAGGCGGCGATCGCCGGTCACGGCAACAACGCCGCCGAACGGATTCGCATCGATCAGCAGGTCCAGGGCATCGACGCCCAGATCACCAAGGCCCGCGCTGACGCGGCGGCCAAGCGCGCCGTGCTCGATGACCAGGAGCACCAAGCGGCCGAGAAGAAAATCGAAGACGCCAGCCGGCTACAAGAAGCCTACCTGCGTGCCACGGGCCAGGATGGTGAAGCCGCAGCGCTTCGTATTCAGGACCAGTACTCCAAGGCGCTGCGCTCGGCGAACCTCAACGGCGACACTGCCTCGGCGGCGAAAATCAAGGTCATCATCGATGTCGAGACCGCTAAGGCACAGCTGAGTGCTCTCCGCAGCGACATCTCGACCGTGCAGTCTGACCAGCAGCGCCAGGAGCAAGATATCCAGGCGCGACTGCAGGCTGGCCAGCTGAACCAGGTCGAGGCGCAGCAGCAGCTCTTCGACCTGCACAAGCAGACCTATGAGGCCATTTCTGCAGAGCTGCCTAAGCTTCAGGCTTTGGCCGACGCTACCGCCGATCCGAAGGTCATTGAGCAAGTTCAACAGCTGCGGAGCGAGATGGAGCGGCTCGGTCTGGAAACGGACCAGATCACCACCAGCGTTCGCAACGACTTTCAAAGCTCGTTTGATGACGTGTTCAACGGCCTTGGAACGCGCATCACCAATGCACGCGAGCTGCTGAACACGCTGTTCCTCGACCTGGCACGCGGTCTGCAGCGCATCGCCTCGCAGCAGCTGTCGGAAATGCTGACCAATCAGCTCAGCGGTGCCACGTCGTGGCTATCCCAGCTCCTGGGTGGCAGTGGCCAGACCATCGGCGCGTCGGCCGGCACTTCCGCCTCGGCAACCACAGCAACGGCGATCAGCAGTGCTGGCGCGACGGCTGCGACGTCGATCGGCACTGCTGGCACCACGATCTCCACTGCCATTGTCGACGCCGGCACGGTCGCGGCCGGCTCGATCGCGGCGGCCGCCACCGGCAGCTCGGCATCGAGCAGCGGTGGCAGCAGTTGGATCAACATGCTCACCAGCTTGTTCGGCAGCTCTGGATCAGGCGGTGCGAGCAGCGCCGCGAATGATGGCTCGTACTGGTTCAACTTCGCCGCCGACTCTGGTGGCTATTCCGAAGGCGGCTATACCGGAGACATCGGACATACCGAGGTCGCAGGCGTCGTGCATGGTGGAGAGCACGTCACGCGCGCGGCGGTTGTCGCACAGCCGGGCGTGCGCTCGATGCTCGATGACCTCAACACCCACGGCGTGGCAGGCCTGTCCGGTCATTTCCCCGGCTTCTCCGATGGTGGCTACGTCGCGCCACTGGCCGCACGCGCCAGTCAGTCGCCGCTGTTCCCGAGCCGCGACGCCGGCATGCGTAGCGGGCAGCCCCCGATCAACCTCTCCCTCATCAACGTGCCTCACCACTCGCTGGTAAAGGACTACCTCGACAGCAGCGACGGCCAGGAGCACATCTTGAACACCATCGACAACAACCCGACGCGCGTGAAGCGCTCCATTGGAGGCTGA
- a CDS encoding DUF6631 family protein, translating into MARKMHPDESRPDDGRDDISVIHSKRQVPIAGQTVVVAEYEFEESLELRPLTNLIVQALYQAFKMKETLDADEVLDVLAPHADVVATLVARAAHVDEAWVRKLGALDTENIVLTWWAVNRDFFVESATRRLRLDRVKATDGPTSTQPSSPTGTAAPSSSDATHAAS; encoded by the coding sequence ATGGCCCGCAAGATGCACCCTGACGAGTCGCGGCCGGATGACGGCCGCGACGATATTTCGGTCATCCATTCCAAGCGCCAGGTGCCGATCGCGGGCCAGACGGTGGTGGTGGCTGAGTACGAGTTCGAGGAAAGCCTGGAACTCCGCCCGCTGACCAACCTCATCGTCCAGGCGCTGTATCAGGCCTTCAAGATGAAGGAGACCCTGGACGCCGATGAGGTGCTCGACGTCCTGGCGCCACACGCTGATGTGGTGGCGACACTGGTCGCCCGCGCTGCGCACGTCGACGAAGCGTGGGTTCGCAAGCTGGGCGCCCTGGACACCGAAAACATCGTGCTGACCTGGTGGGCGGTCAACCGCGATTTTTTCGTGGAGAGCGCAACGCGGCGTTTGCGCCTCGACCGGGTCAAGGCGACCGATGGGCCGACATCTACGCAACCCTCATCGCCCACGGGCACGGCGGCCCCGAGCAGCTCGGACGCTACACACGCCGCCAGTTGA
- a CDS encoding DUF7210 family protein: MKITLKFDHTHNGTDYKAGAQIDVPLIDAIWLKGEDLIEEAFDAIKAEAKKLATKDNPAPHADEIAAAIDKADAKAEAAQGEVQQIASALAAAPAATPTTGSAVATQDTSAK, encoded by the coding sequence ATGAAGATCACGTTGAAGTTCGACCACACGCACAACGGCACCGATTACAAAGCCGGCGCGCAGATCGACGTGCCGCTGATCGATGCCATCTGGCTCAAAGGCGAGGATCTGATCGAGGAAGCCTTCGACGCGATCAAGGCCGAGGCCAAGAAGCTCGCCACGAAGGACAACCCGGCTCCGCACGCCGACGAGATCGCTGCTGCGATCGATAAGGCCGATGCGAAGGCCGAGGCTGCACAGGGCGAGGTGCAGCAGATCGCCAGCGCACTGGCGGCCGCTCCGGCGGCGACCCCCACGACCGGTAGCGCGGTTGCCACGCAGGACACGAGCGCGAAATGA
- a CDS encoding phage tail terminator protein, whose protein sequence is MNFEPFDIELAITQLQTNAPLLTGGVFGAVEYAAVKSLRDFRPPCAFVLLAREKGIPNVGNTTGEQHAGVTFGVVVIARNYRASTRGIDAAELLRPLLGQVRSAFMGWVPKLPGARPTQFVQGDLVDYDQANVLWTDVYRTQHSLQR, encoded by the coding sequence GTGAACTTCGAGCCCTTCGACATCGAGCTCGCTATCACGCAGCTGCAGACCAATGCGCCGCTCCTGACGGGCGGCGTGTTTGGCGCAGTGGAGTACGCGGCGGTGAAAAGCCTCCGCGACTTCCGGCCGCCCTGCGCCTTCGTGCTGCTGGCCCGTGAGAAGGGCATCCCCAACGTCGGCAACACGACCGGTGAGCAGCATGCCGGCGTCACCTTCGGCGTGGTGGTGATCGCACGCAACTACCGCGCCTCTACGCGCGGGATCGATGCAGCGGAGTTGCTCCGGCCGCTGCTCGGTCAGGTCCGTTCCGCATTCATGGGATGGGTGCCCAAGCTCCCCGGCGCACGTCCCACCCAGTTCGTCCAGGGCGACTTGGTCGACTACGACCAGGCCAACGTCCTCTGGACCGACGTCTACCGCACCCAGCACTCCCTACAGAGGTAA
- a CDS encoding DUF1320 domain-containing protein, with protein sequence MYITAAQLAERPGATEIAQVATPDGVPVVDAQLMDAVLRGNDTSAWSPADVAIANQAMARVTDAQTDADGLIEGFLAKRGYTLPLNPIPSIVTAWARQITRYMLHKDRITDARTDPIARDYQDALKLLQQTAIGQFSLGIGDTTTVPGIGIPQTTTDQTYRPGPWEIYE encoded by the coding sequence GTGTATATCACTGCCGCTCAACTTGCCGAACGCCCGGGCGCCACCGAGATCGCACAGGTGGCTACCCCGGATGGCGTTCCTGTCGTCGACGCGCAGCTGATGGATGCGGTGCTGCGCGGCAACGACACCAGCGCCTGGTCGCCGGCAGACGTCGCCATCGCCAATCAGGCGATGGCGCGCGTCACGGATGCACAGACCGATGCGGATGGTTTGATCGAAGGCTTCCTGGCCAAGCGTGGTTACACGCTGCCGCTCAATCCCATTCCCAGCATCGTCACGGCGTGGGCGCGCCAGATCACTCGCTACATGCTGCACAAGGACCGCATCACGGACGCTCGGACGGACCCGATCGCTCGTGACTACCAGGACGCACTGAAGCTGCTGCAGCAGACGGCGATCGGTCAGTTCTCGCTGGGCATCGGCGACACCACCACGGTTCCAGGCATCGGCATCCCGCAGACCACGACGGATCAGACCTATCGCCCGGGTCCGTGGGAGATCTACGAGTGA